CTTTTTAAATTGGGCTTGTTCACAGGGATAAAGGAGGATCATGGGTAAGGTGAAGTCAAATGTGATCCTCAAGCCGTCAACCATTTCCTTACACAGCTCCTCGCTTAACACAAAGGAAAGTTAAGCACACAAGTATATATAAGTAAAAGAGTTACCACTTTAAGTATATGAGGAGAGAAGATGACAAATGACTTACCTCTTCTCTGGTGGGATGGGCTGTggactgctgctctgtgtggtGTTCTGCTGCCGCCGGTACCGTTCATTGGCCATGAAAGCTTTGTTGATGGCAAAGTGTTTGACGTAAGACTCCAGGATGTGCACAACGTTCATCTGACAGGGAACCATCACCAGCTAGGAAAAGAGAAGATGCTCAATTGTTTTCTCATGTTATCACAACTTCCAGAGACAACggtctcaaaaaaaaaattgaatatgcattatttaaaaacttATTCAATGTGAGATGCAAATTGGGTATAGCAATACTTAATGCCTGCTGTATGCACCTTCTTTCTcttgttgatgtaaaaacagtCATCCTCAAGTTTCTTCTTCAGAATATCAGGGATGCTGATGTCGATGTGGACAATCTTCTCCTCAGTCTCCCTTTTAATGTTCATGTCTGGTTCAACCCTCTGAAAACATTAGATATGAACTTTCAGACCCACTTTTCAAGGCTTGCAAGTCGTCATACATGACTTTTTCACTAGCCAATCTGTAAAACACACTGGCTTTTTGAAACTAAAAACTGAACTAACTGAGCACATCACCATTTTGTTGATATCCTCAGAGAACGTGCTTTCTCCACTATTTGAAGAGTCAGGGTCAGAATCGTCGCCGTCACTGCTCCCTGAAGATGAAATCAAACctggagacacaaaaacagtgaaGGATTTATGTGATAACTAGTGGACAGTGTGAGCAAAAAGGCAGACATAGAGTACTCACATGCATCATCACTGTCGTCCTCCTTGGGGAGAGTCTTGAGAGAAGATTTAGTGCCGGACTGACGACGACGCCTCTTCGACCATCCTTTTCTCTTCCTACCATGAAAACAGAGATGAAATATACACTGTTTTTATCAGATGTGTTTATTAATAAAACTGACAGGAGTAAGGTCAAATTCAACATTAGTGAATAGTGATATAATTTGAGTTTAAGGTGTAAAATGCATGTTAAGGGACAGCATTTAATCCACTGATATGATATCACTATAGACGTAATTTACACTGTTTTTATCAGATGTGTTTATTAATAGAACAAACGTAAGGTCAAATTCAACAGTAGTGAATAGTGATATAATTTGAGTTTAAGGTGTAAAATGAATGTTAAGTGAGAGCATTTAGCCtactgaaatattaaaaaagtacatATAGCATGTTCGTCAAAGAGTGAATCCATTAAAATTATTGGGGAATGAGCTGGTATCACATGCATGTTGTGactttactgtatatttacttttaagGCTAAACAACTGAACATAATATGAACTTACATGCGATCGAGAGCTTTGCGAGCCAGTTTACGCTGCAATGTACggttttcctctgtgtctcttaGGACATGATCCTCCGTTGCCCAACGATCCCAgctacaaaaaaagagagagagagcacaatttaaaaaaaagacgtgTTTCTTTGCAGTACATCACATAAGAGTCAGTTTAATCTCACCTTCTGTTCCAACCATTGAAGTGAATCAGGTACTTTGGGATTCTTCTTCCATGTTCATCTGTACCTATCAAGACATCAATGACCTGTAATGAGaacacacaacaatacataCAATCTTATTCAAGGCTTATGTGTGTTACAGGGAAATGTTGAGTCGACATTCATAAACTATCAAGTCACTAGCATTATATAAATAGATGTAACACAAACTTTAAGGTTGATATGGCCAAAACGGATTTATTGAACTCGTTAATAGATCATAGTCATAGATTACATACATTGAATCTTGCTTCAAGGTGTGCCTATGATTGTGTGCTTCTTtaagagcagaaaacaacaaactccTGTTTGAGGAACAAGTCATAAATCTGAGGGAAATGCACTGGATTTTATTGGATTAATACTAACAAACAAGATAATAATGAAGCAGACAAGTTCATAGTTAGCCCTTTACTGTACTTTAGCATTTCGACAAGCATTTAGCTGCACGGAATGATTATAATAGAGACTTTTATTAGCGCATAAGTATCATTACTTTATAAAAAATGCTTATTAGGCAAAAAAAATACCGGGAGATTTCAATAACAATGTAGCTTAAATGCTAGCTACCGCAGTAGCATGCTAGCAACAATAACACTGTAGCTAGCTAGCCAACTAGCAGCTAAAACGACAATACGCActtaaaataatactaataatcgATCGAGGTAGTAGGGGAGACGCTatgttacattttatggacagaaTCCTAATGACATTAAATAGCTGGGAAACAATAACTGGTACATTATAGTGGTCTGGTTTAGTGGAGTGACTGGAGCAGAATTATTGATGCGGTTGTTTAGTAAATAACGACCTTAAGCTCATTTGAATGAAAGCCATATATTGTCTCATAATTGTCCTTGCATGTATAGGTAACAATAGCATCACCATCATTGTACTTTGACATTTAATAACAGCCACGACGCTACACATGGTTCACGTTTTAGCTTACTACTATTGTGCTTGAACAATCGAACAAACCCGGAAACATACTAAAAACCCAGAACAATACGCTGTATTTTTTTCCAAGACCATAGTTGGCTTAACAGTGGATTCGCACACATTTCTGAAACAACCCTGTTTGTCCAGTACAAATTAATATTGTAACCGCCAAATGGCTCCATTAAGTGGCTGAATAAAACGTTACCTTAGCGTCGTACAACACTTTAGCCTTGGTTGGGTCTGGTTCAAAGCACAACACTCTTTCTCCTTTGTgaaaatgatatttaattcccCGAGAATTCATTTGTTCATGGCGACGTGTGGGAGAGAAGGCATCGATCAGGACCCTATCAAACCCTTAACCCTTTCTTTTCCGTACACTTTTTGTGAGCCGTGAAGGGGTCGCCAACCAAAAGATACCACACACGAAGAGATAGCTTCAGGTGCGTTCCATGACATCccgtattttttctttttccgatAGGAGCCACTATCATACATGTGTAGCACATCTTAATCGGCAAGTGCTTACACGTTtatacatttgatttatataGGTATGTATAACTATAAATGTAGAGTAAATTCTAATCTATATTCACATGTTGTTGACCAGAGAAagtcacaacaaaataaagattCTCAAACTCCCCGTAACATTGAAGGCAGCACAAAAACGCGCAAGTTGAGGGTGCAATTGATTCTTCACGGACACCGTACGAGTGTTGGAGTTCATATCTGTTACCAGCAGGTGTCATGATACTCTTCATAAGTATCTATGCATCGACAATAAGAATTAAAGAACAACTCACCACACAATTTAGATTATATTGTTTTGAACGCAGAATATATCAATTATTTATTAAGCTGtaaataaagcattttattttgcacaatattattttattgcattgttCAAAACACATCGTTCAAGATGGCACAGTCCACATTATGTTTGCAATTATTAAGATGACTGTATTAACAGTTAAATTTGGTAATATAGTTTCCAACtaaacaaatgtaataaaatgtaatatcacTGCACTGTGATAAGCCTCTGGCAATTCCCACCCCAAACATTAGCATTACAAACTACTTTACCACACACTATAACAACACTTATATTACATTAACAGTGCATTCTCTCTTTGTAGACTGTATGAGTAATGTTGTGTTAGGTTTTTGAAACAGACTGCTTGTAATACCCCTCCTGTGAGACATTATCTGTATTTATCCcaactgtaaacacaaacattcccAGCATATTTAAAATATCCACTCTGGAATATAATCCCATCCCACAGGGAAAATATCTGTGACTGTTTTGTGATCTGTGACCTGAGAATATCAACTAATTGCTGAACAGATCCAGTTCCTCATCATATTCTTGTTTCTACAAATCAAGTATCATCCgttccaaaagaaaacacactttccCTGAAGGCAGtcggtacagtacagtaaaaagaaaattcatGTCTCTATAATATAATCATTCACTATTGGGAAAATACGGATGCTCTTATATATAAAGGCAACAATATGGGGATGTACTATTGTTATGTCTTCTttccactgtaaaaaaaaagaaagattttaaATGTTAGAAATAGAATCTTTATTATTGGATTATTGTTTTATCTTCCATCCCAGTGCTTTAATTTCTTTTGTTCCTAACCCACTCATGTCTCACTGGCACAGGGAGACAGGTCTCTGCTAGTTGTGGCTGAATCGAGACTCATTATGCTCGAGATGGTTTCAGGCAGTGCGGCTCTGCTGTTGCATACCAAATACGGACAGTGTGTATGTAACACTGAACATGTGTATGCCTTACTGATTTATTCTCCTTCTCTTTGAGTCTGGCCCTATTTGATGTATTTTGACAGTCAAGTCAAAGTGATCACTGCTCTACATtcaatgttttacatattaGTAACTTGAGAGCAAAAATTGTCTTTGAATGCACCAAATTCAGTCAAGGTTCTTCTTGCAAGGTAGGATACTTTCTTACTGTTGTTTCTGGCTTCAATATGCCTCAAATTctttcttcttatttatttatttttttaaatcatgcaaAACGCCACATTTTACCCTGTTattcctcctcctgtgacttaaaggaatacttcaccgatttgcatttagctttgtattactaaaataggggtagtatttttgaaaaattgtgcttcccaacctccattcagaaatatcttcattcttttttttgttacgtgcccaccagtgacacttggttcgaggcttgaaactgcgacgctaattccgcactttttagacccactcgtagggggacgggacctcattcccagaatgtcaacagtgtccgccatctttgctaacagttagaccaagtgtcactggtgggcatgtaacaaagaaaagaattaagatatttctcaactcaagggaaactgaggttgggaagcatcttttttcaaaaatactacccctattctagtaatacaaaggtAAATGCAattcggtgaagtattcctttaactctttttctttttccacagcagACTGTTTTCAGAGAAGTCAAATCTATCTCAGCTGTTATCAGTGTCATGTcatgctgtgttgtgtgtgactgtgtcatgCTGCGCAGCTTCATAAACTCCTTTATCAGCCTCTGCTGGCACCCTCCTCTGCAGACTCCTGctgtctcttttcatttttcccaTAGTTTCACACACTGGGACACACAtgctcctgctctctgtcttttctctctctctccgtctctgtctgtctctcctttaaacacatgtacacatcaCACGGACCATGTTAACATGCTGAAATGACTGAGCTCATCTGTGTCAACAAGCGTCTGCCATACACACAGGTGAATAAAGAAAGGGTTCTGGCCAATAATCCTGAGGCTCACTTATTGTATATGGCTAATAATAGCACACAGCAGGCTTCACTCATAGGCCTATTATTCCCAGACACTGAGGTGGATTAATGGAGACTAGGATTAATATGTCTATTTTCATCCCTGGCTAAATCATGTCTGCCTGTGACCGTCTGCTTGTCTGATTATTGTAGCAGCAGGTTTCCCAAATTAACCTCTAGAGCAGTGATTTGTAATAAAGctgccaaataaaaaagaaaagaaaaaggaaaacagctTTCAAACGACAAAATGAACCTCAGTTGATAACAAGTTGTATGAAATTGCTTTTGTATAACTAACTTACATTAGTGTTTACTTACATTTATATCAtatgcttgttgtttttaagttaacaataaaaagtaaacaaagctAAAGACAAATTGTTTCATTTACTTACATTTCTCATGGCAGTTTCCTAGATTTATTATCAAATTAACTCACATTTAGGCCTGTGTGAGAGTTCAAATGtttatgaaacaaataaaatacaatttaaagttGTCATGGGCTGCAGATGGCACCGATTTGATCAATAAATGCTCAGGCAAACTCAAGGgttaagtgaataaaaaaaccaaaacaatgctTATTGCAATTTCTTAAAGGATGTAATGGTTTATTACAATTACTTCTTTATTGTGGGGGAAAACGTGCAGTATAAGAATTCATCTGCTAAGTTATGAGCCCCCTCCCACATGCATACACACTCAAACACTTCCACTGTCTTCTCACTCAACTCCAGTCATAGCAATGAACGCAGAACACAGTGGAGGAAAAATCCTTGACTGGCTCCGTCTCCACATTGCGCAGCGTCTGCAGCCTAATGCAGCACATCCCAGCTCCTCACCAGCTTCTATTAGGAATATTCTTCAAATGGAGGCAACATCAGAGTGCTGTCCTGTAGCTGGAGCTGGACACAGACGCACCGAGCACCGCTGATGTGAGAtccaaaacaaaagagacatGTCTGCCGCGCAAGGACTTCTCAATAGtgtcttctcctgctcctctcctgCCTCCAAAGCCATAACTAAAAGGAGGCTCCGCCAAACCCGCAGTCTGGACCCCGCTATAATCAGACATTGTAGCACCGGAGCCGATGAAGCCATGGGAGCACCGCTTTCTGAAGCACCGGCTGCGGATGCAGGTGCGTTACCGGAGCGCCTGGCTGTGAAACCGTCTTTACGCACCAAGATTCCGATACTCAAGGAGCCAATCGCCCCGTCCCTCTCCACCCCTTCCATCCCTCTGGATGTTTCTCCATCCTCCAACTTCCACTTTGACTATGATATAGTGAAGCGTGCCAAAAGGAATACCGCAGGGGATTTACCATTTCTGGTGAGGGGGCCCGGTGCCACACCGCCCGGGAGCACCGGGACTCTGTTCTCGCCCCGGAGGTGGCTGCAGAAGAAAGTGCAGCCGTCCAGCTCTCACGCTTACGTCGTGTGGAAATCAGAGGTAAAGTAATATGCTTCATCCTGAGAATCACAGTTTATGTACAGGTGAAAAAAACCAGTTACTTCCCATCTTGATTAGTATGACAGCTCCTGGAATATTACAAATACACCTCTGCAAATTTAGCACATTGTTTACTTCTGCTCCGAGCAAAGAAACCAACTGCCTGAAGACACATCTGCTCAAAATATCCtttagggtaaaaaaaaaatgcagattgtgCAATTGTGATACTGCTGTTGGAGTTGTCAGCAAGTTTACTGAGTTATGACTTCAAATGTTGCAGCACTTCAGTGAAGAGGATGTCTTCATCTCAAATCTGACATCTGCACCTGGCTTAAACCAGGTCACTCCAGTCTGCGACCAGAGCAGTTACACAAGGTTACCTGCGTTTCCTTTATCTTGCCGCTGTTGTTCCAGTGATTTCACTTCTTGTGGGAGTCACCGCCTTGCACAAAAAGCCTTCTGGGACGGCTGAAGAAGTTCTCTTGGAGCTTCTGCGGATTAAATAATTCCAACAATATGTGCAGTGAGGTGTACAGATATGGTTCCGCTCAAAAtccttttatttccctcctACTCTTGGTGTCACTGGGCCGGTGAGGCTCTTTTGTCTTCATAAAGGCTCCAAATTGAGTGTGAATAAGTGGAAGGCAGTTCATGAAATCCTTACCAAAACACACTTGGATGGCTTATTTTTAGCAGGGGTGGGCTTTACTGACTGCATAGTTGGCCCATGTCCACATGCAGTGGTGGAAAGGTATGATAATTTTCCAACTTCTTTTGGAGACTTTCTCCCTCTGCCTTGGCTGACTTGTATAGTTAcaccaaatgtgtgtgtgtgtgtgtgtttgtgtgtgtacgtgcagcagcatgtgtgtcCTGATGTGAGGGTCTTAAGAACACATGGCTTGGGACTGCGTTCTCACGACTGGGAGCGGTCACAGGGTCAAACCCATGCAGCCCTCAAACAGCTCCCATCATTTCCTATTACAAAGAACGGCTCCGGCTtcactctttctgtctctgctgtcctttcctccctctcttcctctttgagATGTTGAGAAAGTCTCACTCAGCACAGTTTCCCACCACCCTAACATTATTTTCCATGTAATCTTCTCTTCCCCTCGCTCCCACCTCCCCTGCCACGGCCCAGTGAGGATAACATGAGGCTATCAGTGTGGAGTCATTAGTACAATGTGGACCACAAAGTTATGGCACCTCAGAGtgtttgtaaaaacactgaGCCAAGAAGTGTTGCTGGTCTGCTGGGACgcttcacacactgctggacGTCAAGTAAAATCCTGAAATGACTTCAATTGTGGCAGGATTTTCGAAGCAAAACCCCCCATTCCTAACACAATGAGGTATCATTTTTCATATGTATCCATACTGCTGGACATGAAATTAAATCctgaaatgactttaaatgcTGCGTGTTTTGAGATGAAATGCACCTTTTTTAACCCACACAATGAAGTGTCATTTTTCACAAAATGAAATTTAGGAGACCATTAAATATTCATGGCCATTTTTTTGCACAAATGAAACGCGCATGTTCAGTGAAATACAGAAAGAACACCATCTCACTGTGTCATGTAATCCACATTCTGGTATTGGTTTGAAAAGCGACAGAGACAATTCTGTCTGTCAGTGATAAAAGAAATGGAAGACGTGTCTGTTATATATCAGCGGTTTGTTATTATAtggactttttttaaactgacgTATATCCAAAGATATCTGTACATAATCTTTACATTAAGctttatgttttgctttttaagcTTCAGCTTTGGCAGCATTTGGACCagcttattttttttgttcttttcaaattcaaaaatgtcCTTGTTGGTTGTCTGTGGTCCCAGTTTTCTGCTTTATTACCATGTGATAACAATAAAACTCAAGCTTGTGGTGTAGCGACATACAATATGGAGAAAATgctcatttaaatgcatttctCATAGTTCCAtatgaaaatgtttattattaaacagGTATTCCATGGGATTAAAGCATGCCATTTTCATATCCTGTGTTTTTAAGAGCCAGAAGCACAAGGTATGGCGGGTAAGAGTTAGATAGCAACAACCTCTCCCTCaaccctccctttcccaactattggtgcttttccattacacgGTTCCAGCATGACTCGGCTTGGCACAGCTTGACTCTCTActtgatcagttaaaaaagacttaaaaatcctgaaaacatgcgttaatcacCAAAATTTACCACGgatatttctaaaatctcaatatttaacagaggacggaggagtctggtgtatttagcgaccaCACTGCCAAAAGCCAGCGATTGCAAGCCGAG
Above is a window of Solea senegalensis isolate Sse05_10M linkage group LG2, IFAPA_SoseM_1, whole genome shotgun sequence DNA encoding:
- the LOC122761730 gene encoding rho GTPase-activating protein 6-like, with amino-acid sequence MSAAQGLLNSVFSCSSPASKAITKRRLRQTRSLDPAIIRHCSTGADEAMGAPLSEAPAADAGALPERLAVKPSLRTKIPILKEPIAPSLSTPSIPLDVSPSSNFHFDYDIVKRAKRNTAGDLPFLVRGPGATPPGSTGTLFSPRRWLQKKVQPSSSHAYVVWKSEHFSEEDVFISNLTSAPGLNQVTPVCDQSSYTRLPAFPLSCRCCSSDFTSCGSHRLAQKAFWDG
- the LOC122786055 gene encoding male-specific lethal 3 homolog, whose amino-acid sequence is MNSRGIKYHFHKGERVLCFEPDPTKAKVLYDAKVIDVLIGTDEHGRRIPKYLIHFNGWNRSWDRWATEDHVLRDTEENRTLQRKLARKALDRMKRKGWSKRRRRQSGTKSSLKTLPKEDDSDDACLISSSGSSDGDDSDPDSSNSGESTFSEDINKMRVEPDMNIKRETEEKIVHIDISIPDILKKKLEDDCFYINKRKKLVMVPCQMNVVHILESYVKHFAINKAFMANERYRRQQNTTQSSSPQPIPPEKSEELCKEMVDGLRITFDFTLPMILLYPCEQAQFKKVSSTRLFLAMNEGSPCSSNAQRERSPSPLGHNPPTPQSTDSQPALSDISATTPTAPAPTPKRRRHPDMDCISYQSQSLRRSTRNTSGGDRPAEGSSGGGGSATASPQLKRRVVDVSSQPKFFLNLDRKTPVHSGSSSPLPSTPSKERSGPFYGLESRRNNELNEVLSWKLTPDNYPMNDQPPPPSYLYGSQHLLRLFVKLPEILGKMQIPERNLRALVKHLELFLRFLAEFHEDFFPESAYVSASEAHYSMKQPRPVF